The genomic DNA ACTATGACTTTTGCCTaagtaatatttcattttcaatctgTGTGTTCTGGCTTTTTTACTTCATTTTATACATATATGCTTtaaggatcaatttgatatctGATTAAACAATTCAGGGACTTATTTGATGGGTTTTTAATATAACTTGTGAATCTATTTGatagatagaaaaataattcaTGGACTAATTCGATGgaaatattattaaagaaagGTTACATTTCtgaatcatcttcaacctcttttcatcaCCATTAAACTTGAAGCTTGAAGATAAAGCTCGACTTTCATAATAGTTTTTTCCCATATTTCCCCCCCCCCTTCAAGAagttttgaggattttggttTTAAGATTCAATacgaaaaaaattagggtttgaagttttttgaattggggaaaaaCTGAACCACTTATTATTGGAGGAAATTTAGGCGATTTTATAGTGTAGATTGCAGATTGTGTaattagggttccaattttaaacaattggggaagaaagagccgTTGGGGAAGAAGAGAGCAGTTTGggaagaaaccaaaaaaatttctgcaaatcaatcaatttagtccttcgaaatgtttgttattatcggccaaattagtccctacCTACGTGGCGTCTGACATGTGAGAGGTTAGCGGTCACGTCAACCCCGTTAACGCTCCGTTTGAACAGAAGGGCtaacttgattgacatttaacaaattcagtgattaaattgatatttcgcataattgagggactaatttggccgaCCCGTGAAAATTCAGAAACaaagttgatgattcactcaAAAAGAATCTATGACTCATTAAAAACATTACCAAGAAAAATCCAAAGAGATAAaaccttgaaaaaaaaataggaaaaataataacCTATATTAAAAACATCACCAAGAAAAATCCAAAGAGATAAAACCTTAAAAAATTAGGGaaaaaatgcaaagtaaaacaATAAAGATTTCAATATCAACAAAATCTATACACAATTAATAACCTGGATGCTATTGTTATAACTTTTAATAAGCAAatgttttttgaaggaaatatttTGAGTGCTGCCATTGAACACAGTCTTAATTTAGAATCTAGTCATCCTATGTATTATTCTTTGataattgcaattttgatttggaaaagagaaaattgaaagaaaaataatatgtgAGGTACTTTTATATAGTAtattgtttggtttgatttctTTTTAAGAACCTAAAAAATACATTAACAAACTACTTAAGACTTGTCAAGAGCAGACACAAAATACAAGCAAGAGTTAAAATAATGtcaaaagtatttaaaaaaaccAACACGACCATAAGCCAAAAACAAGTGAaaccacataaaaaaaaaatgtcctaggagccttttttaaagaatccttataaaaaaatattgtcttaaaaaaacaaatcaaacacatgcaaaaataataattatataaccttctataaaaaaaataatttttaggcTTAAGTGCAGTTTTGCCCCCCGTATTTTGACAGaatcggaattttaccccctctattttaaaactcggaattttacccccccaatttaatgtttttctgaattttggcccccctattttaaaaatctgaattttacccctccaatttaatatttttcggGAGTTGGCTGATGTGGCttaaacaatattaatgaatttttttttcgtttattCCTTacattttatctttgttttctagaattttttctgcattttaaggtattttttaaaaaaaaattcgattttttttaaaaagttaattattttttgtaattaaaaattatttaatttaaataattaattaggtggataataagataatattttaaaatccaaatcaCCACTGCCACATCAGCCAAAATGCACTCAAATGTGGTGGGGGCAAAATTCCGAAAAACATTAAATTggaggggtaaaattccgagttttaaaataggaggGTAAAATTCCGATTATGTCAAAATAGGGGGGAAAAACTGAACTTAAgcctattttttattacttaaacAATTACCtataaatattttcatcagATGCCAAACTAAATAATAGACTAAATTACTCACAAAATATTCCTCCTTCCAACCAATgatcacaaaaaaaaagggTATCATTCTCATTTTCCACCACCTTAGACAAATGATTGTTAAACCAATTTTCTTGATCAAATCTCGTCCCATCACagatgaattaaatatttacCATCATGTTGAATCCTAGGTTCGACCTACTCCCTGTCAGATAGCACTTTGTACCATCAAgataccaatgttatatatAATTGGCCAATTAAGATGTGTCATGTGACacaaccttttaaaaaatatatcaaataaaacacatataaaataaCATTGATATGTGACATACTCTAATTGGCCAATGGTATACAACATTGATACTTTAATGGTACACAAGTGACATCCCTCACTACCTCACTACGAAACGTGCAATATTTACAAGACAACTTTAAACCactaaccttttttttatctttatgcaTTTTACCCATAAACTTTTTCAACCGAATAATCTTTGTATTATACCAATCAACGAattccaaaaaaacaattttctcatatttccacttttttttgtggtgttacAAAATAACGagacaaaaaaaggaaaagtaaAAATTAAGTTCGAAGCTTATATGTAAGGATGAGAGATTCTATGCCAGGTGGAGACAATTCTAGTAAGAAGATGCACCAATGTAGTGTTGTCATTTTCATGTAAAGCATCTCCAATACGAAGAATGTCGGTAACAAAAGTGTCCAATACGAAGAATGTCGGTAACAAAAGTGTGCAACATATGATCATTTTTTCGACAAAAATCAGGATACATTTGGACAGCACACAACTCCGTTACACATCATCTCCAACATCATAGTGAAAAAAACCAACTATCTAATATCTATCGTAGTTACGAACTTCAAGTCCAAGATAtataaactaaattttattcattgtacAACAACATACCAGATATTTATTCtagagcaatgttatttgtaCAACTAAAATTGAACAACTTAGGCAACAAACTTTAATATTGTGAGGAACACGCAAATCGAAATCACtaaaagaatattaaaaaataataaaatagttgtTGGTTTTACAAAAATGATGTCAATATATCATTCCTCTTGAATGATAGATAGATTGACAACTAAAAGTTGTCATCCACAGTCTTTTAATACAACAAAGAgtataattcaaatttttttaatcattttcagCTGCTTGGAAATGCATGCCAATTTGAAATTTCTTCAAGAGGAGCTACGGTGTGAGAAAAGTTGTTGATATTTGATTTTCCATATAACATTGCTCTTATTCTAAAGTACAAAAtcacatttaatttttgtcaccACAAAACCAAGCACAATTAGTTTATTTTGGTCCATGGTTAAGGATAGTTTTACCacttatattttcttcttcGACCCATGCAGTAGTTTTATTTGCATTGATGATAAGATAGATGAGCGGTGCTATTTGACACGACGCTCTTTCCCCATGAATTTGTCCGACCAGCACAAACTACACCCAATTTGCTCTTTTTTTTAGACTTGCATAACTGTCAGcataaatacaacaacaaaCTAAACgctaaaacaaaaagtaagtatagtcagtctttctttgaaaaaaaagtaagtatagtCTAAACATTGTTGCTATAATCACTGTCACCATGGGTGTTAACAGTCCAAAGAAGTGTGTTTTTCAAGGGGTAAAAATTAAAGTGTAAAGTAGTAAACCATGGAAGagttatttaaatatattatgtcATAGAATTGATTTGTCGTAAATGGGGTAGTAGTACACAAAATCATTAGAAGATATATGTTTGtgatttttcattaaataaaagaaaaaaaatcatgtcgtGCAACATGCACGAAAAAGCATGTCGTGCGTTGTATCATTATCCTAAGATagaattaaatgaaaatgattaaagAGAGAGAATACAATGAATCGAATGGTTAACTCAATAAGAAGAAAATCAGAAACACTGACACGACGGCCACGTTGAGTTCAAAAGCAGATCACATTTCACTTTcacaaacataataaataaacaaaataaagtttcattcattattcataaataaaaatgctACTACATGATAATGAAAAAGCTTAATCCCAAACGCGATTCTCCAGAATCGCGGTGGCGGTGAAGAAGTAAACGATGGCCACTTCTCGTTCTTCTTACTTTCGCCATAAATTCAaataactctctctctctctctctcaccttcttcttcttcttgctcGTGCTCGTGTTTCTccgattttgttttttctttttagatcCGTATTCTATAGTGTGATTGTTGCTCTTGATccattttttcttcattcaGGTTAGCCCTTTTGTccaatttctgtttttttatgaaaatttcacgttttttttctttctttcttagaTCTATTGTTTcgtgttgtttttgttttatttttatgtcagTTTTAGATGGCAAAatgtgattgattttttttaagcatgTGAAGTTAATTAGAACATaagttttttagttttattgcaGCATCTTAATTTTGTAGGTATTACCTTGACCATTATAAACCTTGATTATATTCATTACTTATCATTTTAATTGTCGTTGAATTTTAAGGGATTTGACTTAGTAACCAAATCAAAgattgaattttgatgaataaatattaaataatcaCTTCAAGCTCTAAACTTTGAAGTGAGTTGCTCAATTTAGAGGATTCGGATCCAATTTCGGGCCGGCTTGTTTCTAGTTGTTGACTTGATGCtagataatttttgtttgtgatgttttgaATGCATTGAATTTAGAACATTGTCTACATGCAATGCATTTGTTATAAGGAGCTAAATGGTTATATTTGTTTGGTTATCAACTTATTATAAGTCTTTGCCTTTGTGTTTTTGTTAGGATCATCAAGCTAGAAGTTTTTCTTTGGATTGGTGCAGTTTGTAAGGTTTGGAAACATGTCATTCAAAAGTATAGTCCGCGAACTCAAGGGGATGAAAAATGGAATAGGTAGCATATCAAAACGGGGTTCCGACACCAAGAATTGGCTATGTCGGTCAAAGTCGCATGTTGCTCCGGATGTAACTCCAATTGAACCTATTCAACAAGGACAATGGGCGAGTCTACCTCCTGAATTGCTTTTGGACATAATCCGTAGGGTTGAAGAGAGTGAGACATCTTGGCCTGCTCgtgctgttgttgttttttgtgcTTCGGTATGTAAATCATGGAGGTCCGTTACTAAGGAGATTATCAAGACTCCCCAGCAATGCGGAAGGATCACATTTCCTATTTCATTGAAACAAGTAATAAATTCTTCACCCTTTTTTAGTATAATCCAAATGATTCTTGGCCCTTAGGTTTTTTTATGCTTCTTATGTTCTATTTCCTTATGTGTATGAATAGCCCGTTTTTTATGCTTCTTATGTTCTCTTTCCTTATGTGTATGAATAGCCCGGTCCTCGTGATTATCCGATCCAGTGCTTTATTAGGAGGAACAGAGAAACTTCTACCTTCGTGTTGTACTTAGGTTTGGTGCCATGTAAGTTATCATCTTTAAGTTACTCAAGTTAGCATTCCTGACTATGAATGTTGAATTTCAAATTGCTCTAAGTTCATgagcttttttatttatttatttatttattgcaaTTCAGATTGTGGTTCATTGTCAACACcgacattttttcttttttgtattttatgatctctgcatttaattttttttttttggttttgtcgTAACTGTATAGCGGAGCATGAGAGTAATAAGTTGTTATTAGCCGCCAGAAAGATAAGAAGGGCCACAGGCACCGACTTCGTCATATCCTTGGGCACAGACGATTTTTCTCGAGCCAGCAACAAATATGTTGGTAAACTGAGGCAAGTTTTGGTCAATAGAAACATTGATTTCCCTTATATCAGCTTTTCATCCTACCCCTTGTAATCTCAACAACATTATTTTAATGCATTTGGCAGGTCTAATTTTTGGGGCACCAAGTTTGCTATATATGACAACCAACCTCCACATGACGCTGCAGTTCAACCAAATCGTCGACCAAGTGCGAGACTTAATTCTAAGCAGGTGTCACCAAGAGTTCCAGCATGTAACAATCTTGTGGGCGCCATTTCCTATGAGCTAAATGCCCTCTGGACTAGAGGGCCAAGAAGAGTGCACTGCATCATGAACTCTATACCTATCTCAGCTATTCAGGAAGGGGGAAACGCCCCAACCCCAACATCATTACCTCAAATATTCAGTGAACCTTTCCCCCCCTCACCAGCACTGAAAGAAAAAAGTCCAATGACAGATTCGTACTCTGGCTGCCTATCAGAGCTACCTGAACCGAGCCAAGGCTCGATGGACTCCTTGGTACTAAAAAACAAGTCTCCTAGATGGCACGAGCAGCTCCAGTGCTGGTGCCTAAACTTCATGGGTCGTGTTACAGTGGCATCTGTTAAGAACTTTCAACTTGTAGCTTCTGTTGATCCGTCTCATAATGTTTCTCCTGCTGAGCAAGAAAGGGTGATCTTACAGTTTGGAAAGATTGGGAAAGATATATTCACCATGGACTACTCTTACCCACTCTCTGCCTTCCAAGCCTTCGCCATCTGCTTGACAAGCTTTGATACCAAACCCGCTTGTGAATGAGAGCCGTGTTACTACATCTGTGATCATCACCTGCTGATTTGTTGCATATTAAAATGCTAGGCTTATCAGCTCGGTTCGTCAAGCACCGAGCACTTCGGCATGCAGGTGAAAATCTCAGCTGTGCAATCATTGTATTCTCCCCATGTATAAGTTGTATCGATTCTGGAATTTATTCTGTATGTTGTTTCATAGTCCAGcaactaaaattaaattatgtttagtgtattttataataatatatagtaCATATTTTCTAGTATTCCTCACTGATGAAGCTTTTGATCAAGCTTAAATACTGAATTGTTGTAAGTTGTTAATGTTTATTGCTGATGATTTTAATGTTATACAATTCTTTTAGCAAGAGCTAGATATAATTACAGGTTAACTACATGCACACCATACATTCTTTACGCTATAGCTAAATATCTTTCATTATTTGAGTGATCTCTTAGTGGGTGATTAACAATTGAATCATTGGTTTGTGTTTAGTTGGCATAACCTCTGAATGACTGAAACTTATCAATCTCATTAGGATTAATGGGTACCCACCTCGTTAGGTTTGGGTCAATTTATGCCGTCTTGTACCACACATccaaataaatattatgaatAATAGTGTGCGTTTTGAGTAGGATAAtagttttaataatttttcatgaACACCACACCAATTTTcgtgtttttatgtttttaaaattttggggTGTGGGTCCGGTTTAGAAAAAGTCATCACTATATGTCCGATTAGTGATTACTAAAGTTCTAGACTTTCTAGTCAAAGGCACAACCACCCAATGATATATTATGAAGTGAGACTATGTGCTGTTTTCACGTTTGATTTGTGTGTAACTGTGCATCCACTTGCTTACCAATTTTAGCTTTCACAAATTAATGGTGAAGAATCATCGGGACCCTAGACAAAAAATGCTTATAGGAAAAGGGCACCCCACCCCTAacatggatttttttatttctttttatttttttcagtcTACGGCGGTGAGGGTGTAATTAAGCCCTTCACCAGTGTACTACTTAAAATATGCCTATAGGAAAATATGCCTATGGATTTATTAAAAGTAACATGAAGGTTCAAATTTATTAGATAAAAGAGTAACATCATCTATCTTTCTTTTACCCTCCCGTTCATCTTCCTCCTCATCACGCCTACCTCAGTCGTTTTCTTCGAAACCCAGaagaaaaaagtttaattttttgttttctttccaattttttgaagttttgttttattttaattttggattcttttctcttttttgaaCTCTGATGCTTATCAACgattttttagtaaattttaactTGCTTTCATATGAAATCTCAAAAGTTTAATTTcacttaattgatttttttaattattgtattaatattacttattttttcttataatagcGACATGACATTATTTACTACTATCATAATCaagaaaattgaataaaatccATAGGTGATACGTTGGTTTAGCCATGTGCTAATTCATTCACCAATTCATTATTCAGTTCAACTCTTCAACCAGTAGTTTAAAAAGATTAATCATTTAAATGTAAAATCAGGACATTAACTGCAAAACAAACAGTTTAATTCATCATCAATATATAGTATGTTCCCTTTCAAGCTTCAACTTGAGATTTATCAGAAAAATCTCTTCGTGCTTTGGCACAACTACAAGGTGAATGTTAATGAACGTGGTTGGCTCCAAAGCAAGCATATAAGCTTTAATTTACAAGGTTGCAAGCAAATAAAATTTCCTCTGCAGAGTACCAACTCGACCTGTCAAATTCTTCTAAACTTGAGCGATTGATCACAATAAAAAATGACACAAATCTGACTCATAATGGTTAAAATTCTAGAGTTTGCACTTTGGGAAGAGCTTACATGTAAAAAGGCCCAGAAAAGCTAAGAATGATGAAACTAGATAGCAACACTCTTGTATGATCAGTGTTTATGTTTTTGgagataattttaattaaaactcaAGATTAGTATCAAAATAACTTCTAAAATTCATTTGATGAGTTATTACTTAAAATGCATTACCTAGATATAGACTTGTTGTCAGGAAAAAAATTGCTGCATGAGTAAAGGAAAAAAGATAGCAGGTTGAATATTGCAAAGAAATTCAAATGATATCCACATATCTTTTTGTtctgaaataataaaaataggatGCCTCAGAGAATGCAGATCCCATAACTAATCCTATTATAAACCACTTGCAGATCTAAACAAACTATAAATAAGCAAGAAACAAAGGGCCATATCTAATCCTATTATAAACCCACTTGCAAATCTAACCAAACTATAAGTACCAGCAAGCGGTACACTGACAGCCACATTTCCTGATGACATGTTTTGACATTGGTATCAgtgagatatatttttaccatcTGAATGGCTAGTGGTTTGGTTTAGAATCTCTGCATGATATAATCAATCAGTGAGCAGTCTTCTCCAATTTAACACTAGACTGGCTTGATTAACTCCTTCATAAAACGTCATCTTATCGTAGAGTAGGTGATGAATTCTGTTGAAGTAAATTGAAATGGTTGCTGCGGAATGGGGTTCCTGCAACAAGGTATGTTTTAGAAAGCTGAAATATTGTAACTGTATATCTAAGAAATTGGTTAAAAAGTATATGGAGACATACGGTCTTGGCCCATAAACTTTGATCTGCCGCACATGAGTATCCCTTCCATTGAGATGGTTTGATAAAACCGCAATTTGCAACATAAAAGTGTTGACAAAAGTTTCACTGCAATTAGTGATGAAAGGCAATCGTAAGATGCTATCAAGAGAGAAATAAATCTTCTAGTTATATTACATggtaaaaaagaaacaagaagcTCAGTCCAATGGTCTAAAACTGAAAATGGAACTGTTTATTTATTGGGTTTGGTTCCTCTAAAGTGAGAAAATGAACGGCATATATCT from Medicago truncatula cultivar Jemalong A17 chromosome 8, MtrunA17r5.0-ANR, whole genome shotgun sequence includes the following:
- the LOC25501635 gene encoding tubby-like F-box protein 2 — its product is MSFKSIVRELKGMKNGIGSISKRGSDTKNWLCRSKSHVAPDVTPIEPIQQGQWASLPPELLLDIIRRVEESETSWPARAVVVFCASVCKSWRSVTKEIIKTPQQCGRITFPISLKQPGPRDYPIQCFIRRNRETSTFVLYLGLVPSEHESNKLLLAARKIRRATGTDFVISLGTDDFSRASNKYVGKLRSNFWGTKFAIYDNQPPHDAAVQPNRRPSARLNSKQVSPRVPACNNLVGAISYELNALWTRGPRRVHCIMNSIPISAIQEGGNAPTPTSLPQIFSEPFPPSPALKEKSPMTDSYSGCLSELPEPSQGSMDSLVLKNKSPRWHEQLQCWCLNFMGRVTVASVKNFQLVASVDPSHNVSPAEQERVILQFGKIGKDIFTMDYSYPLSAFQAFAICLTSFDTKPACE